In Paenibacillus sonchi, the genomic stretch CATTCCCGCCGGCGCTAGGCTGGTGATGCTCTTGACCAGGGACCTTCGGGTCCCTTTTTGGTGTCCGTATCACCCGCAGACAAGTCACTAGAAATTTTGATTGATTTTCACCAGCAGCTCTTTGAGGAGCTTCTGCTCATCGCTCGAAAGGGGGTGAACGATTTCAGCCTCTACTTGTTGAAACGACCTTTTGAACTCTTCAATTAATTCAACGCCTTTAGGCAGTACATATATATTTTTTTGCCGCTCGTTATGGGCCGGAATTTTGCGTTCGATGTATCCCTTTTTTTCAAGACCTTGAAGTATGCTCGTAATGCTTGCCCCGCGGGCATGGAACCGGTCGGAGAGATCCCTCTGAATTACCCCCTTCTCTTGATGCTTATGAATATATTCGATCATTTTTCCCTGCTGGGCATTTAATCCTAATTCTCTGATGCTGTCGTCAGCCCGTCTTTTCAACTTCAGCCCGATGAGCTGCAGTAATTCCAGATAGGGTGTATCCTGCTGAGTATCCATTAACGTTTGTCCTCCTTACGCTAAAACTATTAAAGTTCTAACTGTCAATAATGAAACTTTATTAGGATTCTAAATAATTGTCAACGGAATATTAGTGAATTGACAATTAGAATTCTAATAGTTAAAATACAATCAATCGGTTGGTCGTTAAGACGGACTGAACAAACTGAGGAGGTCATAAAATGAGCAGCGGCGAACAAAGTCATCCAATGGCAGGGGTAACGGCTATTACGAATGCCCGTATTTTTGATGGGGAGAAGGTTATCAGCGCAAGGCATATTATCATTCAAGAGGGCACGATCATCGCTGTGGGGGAGAGATTCCGGCACATGCGGCCGTGATTGATGCGGAGAATGCAATGTTAATGCCTGGTCTTATTGATGCGCACGTTCATACCTCCATCGGCGGGTTGCGGGATGCCCTCAAATTCGGCGTAACAACTGAACTTGAGATGAATGGCGGTTTTACGGAAAAAGGGCGTGAAATTCAATTGCAGAATTTGGGCGGCGTCGCAGACGTTCGTTCGGCCGGCATGGCTGTCACGGCTCCAGGCGGTCATCCCGACGAATTATTGCCGGATGATGGTGAGATTCCTGATTTTGTGCTAAAAGAATTAGAGAAGTTAACGGAGAAAGACCGGAATGCGATGCTCGAAGCTTTTGCCCATGATCATGATGAGGCACCTCAAGTGACAAGCATAGAGGAAGCGGTCAAGCATGTTCATACTCAAGTGGAGAATGGCGCCGATTATATTAAAATTATGATTGAAGAAGGAACAGTCATGGGGGTACCGGGACTTCCCGTTTTAAGCGAAGATATTCTAAAAGCGGCTGTAAGAGAAGCGCATAAGCTGAATAAAATCGTCCTGGCCCACGTGTTGACAGCTGACTCTTCGCAATCTGCCATCCGAATTGGTGTTGACGGTCTCGCCCACCTATTTA encodes the following:
- a CDS encoding MarR family winged helix-turn-helix transcriptional regulator translates to MDTQQDTPYLELLQLIGLKLKRRADDSIRELGLNAQQGKMIEYIHKHQEKGVIQRDLSDRFHARGASITSILQGLEKKGYIERKIPAHNERQKNIYVLPKGVELIEEFKRSFQQVEAEIVHPLSSDEQKLLKELLVKINQNF
- a CDS encoding amidohydrolase family protein, whose translation is MIDAENAMLMPGLIDAHVHTSIGGLRDALKFGVTTELEMNGGFTEKGREIQLQNLGGVADVRSAGMAVTAPGGHPDELLPDDGEIPDFVLKELEKLTEKDRNAMLEAFAHDHDEAPQVTSIEEAVKHVHTQVENGADYIKIMIEEGTVMGVPGLPVLSEDILKAAVREAHKLNKIVLAHVLTADSSQSAIRIGVDGLAHLFIDRPESTSEVVAAIKDSGAFVTPCLVLNASITGNPASELAGDPRVNSKLSQEWIDILNSSFNTYPQGSLDNSFKSVMELHKAGVDILVGTDVSPVPLHNLGGLAHGASVHHEMQLLVQAGFTPVEALQSATSKPARRFGLQDRGRIAEGLRADLVLVDGDPTTSISDSLSIQAVWLKGEGQQIH